One genomic segment of Candidatus Poribacteria bacterium includes these proteins:
- the era gene encoding GTPase Era, whose product MDENQNFKSGYVSIIGAPNVGKSTLLNTILGQKLAIVTPKPQTTRNQIRGIVTTDAHQIIFVDTPGLMDPKYRLQSEMVKTAYGALGDADVVLFVIDVARRDPQIEDTILKRLKRSQLATILVLNKVDLVAKPTLLPIFEDYAQKFEFAHMIPISALTADGVPLLLEQIETYLPLGPRYFPEDQLSDLPERFFIAETVREKIMLMTQREIPYASAVVVEEFEKRRTKKSDEIIYIRAIVYTERQTQKQIIIGKGGKVVKRVGELARIDIEKFLDTRVFLEIYVTVKANWRKDPRKLKELGGFSDI is encoded by the coding sequence ATGGACGAAAATCAAAATTTCAAATCAGGGTACGTTAGCATTATCGGCGCGCCGAATGTCGGGAAATCCACCCTGCTCAATACCATTTTAGGGCAGAAACTCGCTATCGTTACCCCGAAACCACAAACAACTCGGAATCAGATTCGCGGAATTGTCACCACCGATGCCCATCAAATTATCTTTGTTGATACGCCCGGACTGATGGACCCCAAGTACCGCTTACAAAGTGAAATGGTCAAAACGGCGTATGGGGCTTTAGGAGATGCCGATGTCGTCCTTTTTGTGATTGATGTCGCGCGCCGAGACCCTCAGATCGAAGACACGATCCTAAAACGTCTCAAGCGCAGTCAACTGGCAACAATTCTCGTTCTCAATAAGGTGGATCTCGTCGCGAAGCCAACCTTACTCCCAATTTTTGAGGACTACGCTCAGAAGTTTGAATTCGCGCACATGATACCTATTTCCGCATTAACTGCCGATGGTGTGCCCCTCCTTCTTGAGCAGATTGAGACTTACCTACCGCTGGGACCCCGCTATTTTCCAGAAGACCAACTCAGTGACCTTCCTGAACGCTTTTTCATTGCCGAGACCGTTCGTGAAAAGATTATGCTCATGACGCAACGCGAAATCCCTTACGCCTCCGCTGTCGTTGTTGAAGAGTTTGAAAAGCGCCGGACGAAGAAGTCGGATGAAATTATTTATATCCGAGCCATTGTTTATACAGAACGCCAGACACAAAAGCAAATTATCATCGGTAAGGGTGGCAAGGTCGTTAAACGGGTTGGTGAACTCGCACGGATCGATATTGAAAAATTCTTAGACACCCGCGTCTTTTTAGAAATCTACGTAACAGTCAA
- a CDS encoding HEAT repeat domain-containing protein codes for MTRETTDSAANLSLSQKASKFIKWLAHRSGPVRNWRYIPTHVLLRKLRSESAEMRAYAAEGLGGVGDVHAVAPLINALSDNNSTVRRFAISSLGHIRDARAVDVLIPFLQDEEADMRCAAVVALGELGLDEERVSNPPVQVIEALTSSIWDTDRAVCSAAVVALGRIGNPQAISALNTLAEATESEWVRRYVSEALHQIEEQNA; via the coding sequence ATGACGCGCGAGACCACAGATTCTGCAGCAAACCTGTCCCTATCGCAAAAAGCCAGCAAGTTTATCAAGTGGCTCGCACATCGAAGCGGTCCCGTCAGAAACTGGCGGTATATCCCAACACACGTGTTGTTGCGAAAACTACGGTCGGAATCCGCTGAAATGCGCGCTTATGCCGCTGAAGGATTAGGCGGTGTCGGGGATGTGCATGCTGTCGCGCCACTCATCAACGCCTTAAGCGATAACAATTCAACCGTTCGCCGTTTCGCTATCTCTTCCCTTGGACATATCCGCGATGCCCGCGCGGTTGACGTGCTCATCCCATTTCTGCAAGACGAAGAAGCTGACATGCGATGCGCCGCCGTCGTTGCCCTCGGTGAATTAGGACTCGACGAAGAGAGGGTTTCAAATCCACCTGTCCAGGTCATAGAGGCACTCACGAGCAGCATTTGGGACACCGATAGAGCCGTCTGTTCCGCCGCTGTTGTGGCTTTAGGTAGAATCGGGAATCCACAAGCCATTTCTGCGTTGAACACATTGGCAGAAGCCACCGAAAGCGAATGGGTCCGCCGCTACGTCAGCGAGGCATTGCATCAAATTGAAGAGCAGAATGCCTGA
- the trpB gene encoding tryptophan synthase subunit beta, which produces MKSQVHSNQPQGIIKKLPDATGHFGQFGGRYVPETLMPALLELEEAYIELKDNPDFQQEFQYYLREYVGRPNPLYYAEHLTETLGGAKIYLKREDLNHTGAHKINSAIGQILLARWMGKKRIIAETGAGQHGVATATVSAKFGMACEVYMGEEDIERQALNVFRMQLMGTKVVPVNSGSRTLKDAINACFRDWVTNVRTTYLLLGSVVGAHPYPMIVRDFQSVIGDEARSQILEQEGTLPDCVVACVGGGSNSLGMFYPFYADESVRLIGVEAAGESIRSGRHAAPLTAGSVGVFHGAKCYLLQEDDGQITPAHSISAGLDYPGVGPEHSYYRETGRAEYVPVTDEEAIEGFRLLSETEGIIPALESAHAIAYLRELAPKLGKDKVIAVCLSGRGDKDVYTIASELGIKL; this is translated from the coding sequence ATGAAATCCCAAGTCCACTCAAACCAACCGCAAGGTATAATTAAAAAACTCCCTGATGCAACAGGGCATTTCGGACAATTCGGAGGCAGATACGTCCCCGAAACGCTCATGCCTGCCCTTTTAGAACTCGAAGAAGCATACATAGAACTCAAAGACAATCCTGACTTCCAACAAGAATTTCAGTACTATCTCCGTGAATATGTCGGACGGCCAAACCCGCTCTATTATGCCGAGCATTTGACAGAGACGCTCGGCGGCGCGAAAATATATCTCAAACGCGAAGACCTCAACCATACAGGGGCACACAAAATTAACAGCGCGATCGGTCAAATCCTCCTCGCACGATGGATGGGCAAAAAACGCATCATCGCTGAAACCGGGGCAGGACAACACGGTGTCGCAACAGCTACTGTCTCCGCAAAGTTCGGTATGGCGTGCGAGGTGTATATGGGTGAGGAAGACATAGAACGACAGGCACTCAACGTCTTCCGTATGCAACTCATGGGGACAAAGGTCGTCCCAGTTAACTCTGGCTCGCGGACCCTCAAGGATGCGATCAACGCTTGTTTCCGCGATTGGGTCACGAACGTCCGAACCACTTATCTACTTCTCGGTTCGGTTGTCGGTGCTCACCCTTATCCGATGATCGTTCGAGACTTCCAATCCGTCATCGGTGACGAGGCGAGATCACAGATTTTAGAGCAGGAAGGCACGCTACCAGATTGTGTTGTCGCCTGTGTCGGGGGCGGGAGCAATTCACTCGGCATGTTCTACCCCTTCTACGCCGATGAATCCGTTCGGCTTATCGGTGTGGAAGCCGCAGGCGAAAGCATCCGAAGTGGACGACACGCGGCACCTCTCACTGCGGGGAGTGTTGGTGTTTTCCACGGTGCGAAGTGCTATCTATTACAAGAAGATGACGGTCAGATAACCCCCGCGCATTCGATCTCCGCAGGATTGGATTACCCGGGTGTCGGACCAGAACACAGTTATTATCGCGAGACCGGTAGGGCGGAATACGTCCCGGTTACGGATGAAGAGGCGATAGAAGGGTTCCGGTTGTTATCGGAGACAGAGGGCATCATCCCAGCATTGGAATCCGCACATGCCATTGCCTATCTGCGTGAGCTCGCACCCAAACTCGGTAAAGACAAAGTCATCGCTGTCTGTCTCTCAGGTCGCGGCGACAAGGATGTTTACACTATCGCAAGTGAGTTGGGCATCAAACTTTAG